A part of Aegilops tauschii subsp. strangulata cultivar AL8/78 chromosome 2, Aet v6.0, whole genome shotgun sequence genomic DNA contains:
- the LOC109739419 gene encoding pentatricopeptide repeat-containing protein At5g09450, mitochondrial, protein MYTATTASRLARAERRGRAHEMAAALLRAARASRHLALPRSIASSPSQLSSSSSCTASAAETPSPAAAAPAIPADVEDAVVVVAEEDDLRSHIFRLRLAKRSATEALEKWAGKGRAAPAPELRRIARDLSRARRYKHALEVAEWMKTHHESDLSENDYGVRIDLITKVFGATAAEDFFEKLPPAAKSLEAYTALLHSYARSKMIDKAERLFQRMKDADLPIDVLVYNEMMTLYISVGELDKVPTLAEELKRQNVSPDLFTYNLRISASVASMDLEVFRGILDEMSKDPNSNEGWTLYRNLASIYVDASQLVSSGNSLVEAEVKISQREWITYDLLVILQTGLGNLDRVKDIWKSMQMTAQRMTSRNYVCVLSAYLMCGQLKDAAEVVDQWQRSKVPEFDISACNRLFDALLAVGFTDTADSFRELMLQKSCILSNRASACS, encoded by the exons ATGTACACTGCTACTACGGCGTCACGGTTGGCTCGCGCGGAACGCCGCGGCAGAGCACACGAGATGGCGGCGGCTCTTCTCCGAGCAGCTCGTGCCTCGCGGCACCTCGCGCTCCCCCGCTCTATAGCCTCTAGCCCTAGCCAActatcctcctcctcctcctgcaccGCCTCCGCGGCGGAGACGCCGTCCCCTGCCGCCGCTGCGCCGGCCATCCCGGCAGACGTTGAAGACGCGGTCGTCGTCGTAGCcgaggaggacgacttgaggagCCACATCTTCCGGCTGCGGCTGGCGAAGCGGAGCGCGACGGAGGCGCTCGAGAAGTGGGCCGGCAAGGGCCGCGCCGCCCCCGCGCCGGAGCTCCGCCGCATCGCCCGCGACCTCAGCCGCGCCCGCCGCTACAAGCACGCGCTCGAG GTAGCAGAGTGGATGAAGACACATCATGAGTCTGATTTATCTGAGAACGACTATGGGGTGCGCATTGACTTGATTACAAAAGTTTTTGGCGCTACTGCAGCCGAAGATTTTTTTGAGAAGCTTCCACCTGCAGCCAAATCACTCGAAGCATATACTGCACTCCTCCATTCATATGCTCGATCAAAGATGATAGACAAAGCCGAGAGGCTGTTTCAGAGAATGAAGGATGCAGACCTACCTATTGATGTCCTGGTCTACAATGAAATGATGACCTTGTATATTTCTGTCGGCGAGCTTGATAAGGTTCCAACTCTTGCTGAGGAATTGAAGAGGCAAAATGTTTCTCCAGACCTATTCACATACAACCTCCGGATCAGCGCGTCGGTTGCATCCATGGACCTAGAGGTCTTCAGAGGAATTCTTGATGAGATGTCAAAAGATCCGAACTCCAACGAAGGATGGACACTGTACCGAAACCTCGCCAGTATCTACGTCGATGCCAGCCAGCTTGTTAGCTCGGGGAATTCGCTGGTGGAAGCGGAGGTGAAGATTAGCCAGAGGGAGTGGATAACCTACGATCTCCTCGTCATCTTGCAGACCGGTCTGGGCAACCTGGACAGGGTAAAGGACATATGGAAATCGATGCAGATGACCGCCCAGAGGATGACCAGCCGGAACTACGTCTGCGTGCTCTCCGCCTATCTGATGTGCGGGCAGTTGAAGGATGCCGCGGAGGTCGTCGACCAGTGGCAGCGATCGAAAGTCCCAGAGTTCGACATCTCCGCCTGCAACAGGCTGTTTGATGCTCTTCTCGCTGTCGGCTTCACTGACACTGCGGATAGCTTTAGAGAGCTGATGTTGCAGAAGAGCTGTATACTGTCGAACAGGGCAAGTGCGTGCTCCTGA
- the LOC109739420 gene encoding E3 ubiquitin-protein ligase ATL6, producing MVAVMEVRPHLLLVLLCLLGAGAGAGMAQSLPPAPVPQSGVAAAPRPTPFGRTMSTVITVAISVFFFLLFFCAYINQCRLAENAAPQGANAAAAGAGASRRGKRGLDPAVVATFPIMQYREIKEHKIGRGVLECAVCLTAFEEADDLRLLPHCSHAFHPECIDPWLEARITCPLCRANLEKPPPPAVAPPSPEQVARHQPSPSPSPPHAVAIPVREEEEEESDEDDRKEEAMELEMLRSERRAARLPRSHSTGHSLFAASAAAAERSDHERFTLRLPHHVREQVLRSRRLRHATSLIDFAGASPEGSVRGGRPAGGSSHGGRRWQAFLARTMSWARGGGDGSVRKGWDGSTRRGRDDAESSRKGAASPAAARP from the coding sequence ATGGTTGCGGTGATGGAGGTGCGTCcacacctcctccttgtccttcTTTGCCTCcttggcgccggcgccggcgcggggATGGCGCAGTCTTTGCCGCCGGCGCCGGTGCCGCAGTccggggtggcggcggcgccgAGGCCCACGCCGTTCGGGCGCACCATGTCGACGGTCATCACCGTCGCCATCAGCGTCTTCTTCTTCCTGCTCTTCTTCTGCGCCTACATCAACCAGTGCCGCCTCGCCGAGAACGCCGCGCCGCAGGGGGCCAACGCCGCCGCGGCCGGGGCCGGGGCGTCCAGGAGGGGGAAGCGCGGGCTGGACCCGGCGGTGGTGGCCACGTTCCCGATCATGCAGTACAGGGAGATCAAGGAGCACAAGATCGGCAGGGGCGTGCTGGAGTGCGCCGTGTGCCTCACGGCGTTCGAGGAGGCCGACGACCTCCGGCTGCTGCCGCACTGCTCGCACGCCTTCCACCCCGAGTGCATCGACCCCTGGCTCGAGGCGCGGATCACGTGCCCGCTGTGCCGCGCCAACCTcgagaagccgccgccgcccgccgtggCGCCCCCGTCGCCCGAGCAGGTGGCGCGGCATCAGCCCTCgccatcgccgtcgccgccgcacgCCGTGGCGATACCGGTgcgggaagaggaggaggaggagagcgaCGAGGACGACAGGAAGGAGGAGGCGATGGAGCTGGAGATGCTGCGCAGCgagcggcgggcggcgaggctGCCGAGATCGCACTCGACGGGGCACTCGCTCTTCGCGGcgtctgccgccgccgccgagcggaGCGACCACGAGAGGTTCACGCTGCGGCTGCCGCACCACGTGAGGGAGCAGGTGCTGAGGTCGCGCCGCCTGCGCCACGCCACCAGCCTGATCGACttcgccggagcgagccccgaGGGGAGCGTGCGCGGAGGCCGGCCCGCGGGCGGCAGCAGCCACGGCGGGCGGCGGTGGCAGGCGTTCCTGGCGAGGACGATGTCGTGGGCCCGAGGGGGAGGCGACGGGTCGGTGCGGAAGGGGTGGGACGGGTCCACTCGGAGGGGAAGGGACGACGCCGAGTCGAGCAGAAAGGGGGCCGcttcgccggcggcggcgcggccatGA